A genomic window from Peromyscus maniculatus bairdii isolate BWxNUB_F1_BW_parent chromosome 1, HU_Pman_BW_mat_3.1, whole genome shotgun sequence includes:
- the Rln1 gene encoding prorelaxin H1 — protein sequence MSSRFLLHLLEFWLLLSQPCRARVSEEWMDQVIQVCGRRYARAVFEICGTSVGRLALSPGESAVQHRPTTETVPSLINKDAEPLEMVKCLPSLSQEPKAALSEGETSLPEPQQHAPALSNSVGSLEGFKKSFHNPQGEAEDSSPPELKYLRLDTPSRKKRQSGLWLSERCCHIGCPRRSIAQLC from the exons ATGTCCAGCAGATTCTTGCTCCATCTCCTGGAGTTCTGGCTGCTGCTGAGCCAGCCTTGCCGGGCGCGCGTCTCGGAGGAGTGGATGGACCAAGTCATTCAGGTGTGCGGCCGGAGATATGCTCGTGCGGTGTTCGAAATCTGCGGGACCTCCGTGGGAAGACTGGCTTTGAGTCCGGGGGAGTCAGCTGTGCAACATCGCCCAACGACAg AAACTGTGCCATCCCTCATCAACAAAGATGCAGAGCCTCTCGAGATGGTTAAGTGCCTTCCAAGTTTGTCACAGGAGCCCAAGGCGGCACTGTCTGAGGGGGAGACATCATTACCAGAGCCACAACAGCATGCACCTGCCTTGAGCAATTCAGTTGGTAGCTTGGAAGGCTTTAAGAAAAGTTTCCATAATCCACAAGGTGAAGCAGAAGACAGCAGTCCTCCAGAACTTAAATACTTACGCTTGGATACTCCTTCACGGAAAAAGAGGCAGTCCGGTTTATGGCTGAGTGAGCGATGCTGCCACATTGGTTGTCCCAGAAGATCTATTGCCCAGCTCTGCTAA